One Oryza glaberrima chromosome 11, OglaRS2, whole genome shotgun sequence genomic region harbors:
- the LOC127755347 gene encoding NAC domain-containing protein 58-like isoform X1, which produces MANTGLSIPMVNGATINLLPGFRFRPTDDELVIKYLYPRAFHVPLPCAIITDVDIHQHNPWDIVPVAEREKGKHFFTRKEVKYPGSRRSNRVAGNGFWRAAGSEVPIYYKPEGAADDMLVGMRRTLVFHYGKSRSAERTEWAMHEFQLAGAGLLPHPMMRRATSNGSEPPCGCLEATIAKKSDGLSATLRAKRDSAPLMRIMVEPDSSWVICCIYKKRQRAPPVVIPPVIGDVGEAIIPHAIGDAREGQLHFIDFLGQPARNDPSSPHSCTIDPSSLEEGSDESAGDGEDKDGDGMNEAN; this is translated from the exons ATGGCTAACACCGGACTTAGCATCCCCATGGTGAATGGTGCCACAATCAACCTCCTCCCTGGTTTCCGGTTCCGTCCAACTGACGATGAGCTAGTCATCAAATACCTCTACCCCCGTGCTTTTCATGTGCCACTGCCCTGTGCGATCATCACCGATGTTGACATCCATCAGCACAACCCCTGGGACATCGTCCCAG TGGcagagagggagaaagggaaGCACTTCTTCACAAGAAAGGAGGTCAAGTACCCTGGTAGCCGCCGTAGCAACCGTGTTGCTGGTAATGGCTTCTGGAGAGCAGCAGGCTCGGAGGTGCCCATCTATTACAAACCAGAAGGTGCTGCTGACGACATGCTAGTTGGGATGAGGCGGACTCTAGTGTTCCACTACGGAAAGTCACGATCTGCAGAGCGCACTGAATGGGCCATGCATGAGTTTCAGCTTGCTGGTGCTGGTCTCCTTCCTCACCCTATGATGAGGCGTGCAACCAGCAATGGTTCAGAGCCACCCTGTGGCTGCCTTGAAGCGACAATCGCTAAG AAAAGTGATGGTCTCTCTGCAACTCTTCGTGCCAAGCGTGATTCTGCCCCTCTTATGAGAATCATGGTAGAACCCGATAGCTCATGGGTGATCTGCTGCATCTACAAGAAAAGGCAGCGTGCCCCGCCTGTTGTTATCCCTCCTGTCATTGGCGATGTAGGGGAAGCTATCATCCCTCATGCTATTGGCGATGCAAGGGAAGGCCAACTTCACTTCATTGACTTCCTGGGGCAGCCAGCTCGCAATGATCCATCCTCGCCCCATAGCTGCACCATTGACCCCTCctctttggaggaagggagtGATGAGTCTGCCGGTGATGGTGAAGATAAGGATGGTGATGGCATGAATGAAGCAAATTGA
- the LOC127755347 gene encoding NAC domain-containing protein 58-like isoform X2, whose product MANTGLSIPMVNGATINLLPGFRFRPTDDELVIKYLYPRAFHVPLPCAIITDVDIHQHNPWDIVPEREKGKHFFTRKEVKYPGSRRSNRVAGNGFWRAAGSEVPIYYKPEGAADDMLVGMRRTLVFHYGKSRSAERTEWAMHEFQLAGAGLLPHPMMRRATSNGSEPPCGCLEATIAKKSDGLSATLRAKRDSAPLMRIMVEPDSSWVICCIYKKRQRAPPVVIPPVIGDVGEAIIPHAIGDAREGQLHFIDFLGQPARNDPSSPHSCTIDPSSLEEGSDESAGDGEDKDGDGMNEAN is encoded by the exons ATGGCTAACACCGGACTTAGCATCCCCATGGTGAATGGTGCCACAATCAACCTCCTCCCTGGTTTCCGGTTCCGTCCAACTGACGATGAGCTAGTCATCAAATACCTCTACCCCCGTGCTTTTCATGTGCCACTGCCCTGTGCGATCATCACCGATGTTGACATCCATCAGCACAACCCCTGGGACATCGTCCCAG agagggagaaagggaaGCACTTCTTCACAAGAAAGGAGGTCAAGTACCCTGGTAGCCGCCGTAGCAACCGTGTTGCTGGTAATGGCTTCTGGAGAGCAGCAGGCTCGGAGGTGCCCATCTATTACAAACCAGAAGGTGCTGCTGACGACATGCTAGTTGGGATGAGGCGGACTCTAGTGTTCCACTACGGAAAGTCACGATCTGCAGAGCGCACTGAATGGGCCATGCATGAGTTTCAGCTTGCTGGTGCTGGTCTCCTTCCTCACCCTATGATGAGGCGTGCAACCAGCAATGGTTCAGAGCCACCCTGTGGCTGCCTTGAAGCGACAATCGCTAAG AAAAGTGATGGTCTCTCTGCAACTCTTCGTGCCAAGCGTGATTCTGCCCCTCTTATGAGAATCATGGTAGAACCCGATAGCTCATGGGTGATCTGCTGCATCTACAAGAAAAGGCAGCGTGCCCCGCCTGTTGTTATCCCTCCTGTCATTGGCGATGTAGGGGAAGCTATCATCCCTCATGCTATTGGCGATGCAAGGGAAGGCCAACTTCACTTCATTGACTTCCTGGGGCAGCCAGCTCGCAATGATCCATCCTCGCCCCATAGCTGCACCATTGACCCCTCctctttggaggaagggagtGATGAGTCTGCCGGTGATGGTGAAGATAAGGATGGTGATGGCATGAATGAAGCAAATTGA